Within the Rhizobium favelukesii genome, the region AACGGCAGACATGAGATTTTGGTTGAGCGCCTTTGCCCATTCGTCGTCGCTAAGGGCTGCGAAGCCTCCAGCAGGCGCACTCGACCCACCCAAAACATTGACAATGATGTCGATGCCACCGAGTTGTTCCGTGACCGCTCGGGCGACCGCCTCGCAGCCTTCAGCCGTTGCAAGGTCGGCGGCGACATAAAGCGGACCGCCGGCGGACGGCGGCGGAACCGAACGCGCCGACGTCAGCACGGTCGCGCCAGCATCCAGCAGCGTTGCGACAACCGCCGCGCCAACGCCTTGCGTTCCGCCACTTACCAGTGCGCGCTTGCCTTGCAAATCGAGGCTAAAACTCATAGCGCCGTCTCCAGCGCCGCAATCTTTCCGCCTTCCAGTACAAAGAAATATCGCAGATCGACGGGGCTTCCGGGGAAGTTGCCGACGAGGTGGCTGGTGACGATCACCTTGCCATCAGCGCGCTCTATCTTAAGCGGCTCACTCGTATATTCATACTTTGCCGACGCTTCGGCCTTCCAGCGCGCAATTGCGGCTCGTCCCTTGTAGGTATTACCTTCGTCTTTTACGATGGCGTTCTCAGTAAAACACTTGGCAACAGCATTACCGTCGCCCTTGTCAGCCGTGAAGTAGTCAGCAATTGGCTTTGGCAGATCAATCATTTACATGGCCTCTCTGGTTAAGCCTTGTACGGCCAGCGGGATTGCGCGGAATTAAGTATGGCGATACGCTATCAAAATGACAAGAACACACGAAAAAGTAAGGTACATACCAAAAGGTAAGGTTGGCACCTATACACGCGAAATGGCGGCGGAGGGCGTCGAGCAGGCATTGAAGCTGTTGGAAGGGCGGTGGAAGCTCACCATCCTGTTTCACCTGTTTGGTGGCCGGATCATGCGGTTTTCCGATTTGGAGCGCGGCATCCCCTTGATTTCACAGAAAATGCTGATCCAGCAGCTTCGACAGATGGAGAAGGACGGGATCGTCCGTCGCATTGTCCATCATCAGGTGCCGCCAAAGGTCGAATATGGCCTGACAGATTGGGGGCAGGCGCTATGCCCGGCACTCGACGCCTTGCTGACCTGGGCAGCAGAGCGTCCGGCGCCCGACAGCGCTGAAGGAGATTAGCTGCCCGTCGGCATGACATCTCTAACTTTCGCGTATGTGAAACACGCGAAAGTTAAAATTCTGGGGCGGGGCTGATAAAGGTGCGCGTTTTCATAATGTTCACAATAATGGTCATTAAGCGGCTTTTGGTTCACGTTCGCGGACATAGCTGGCACAATGCGTTTTGGGCGTTCTGAGCGCATCAGTTGATTTAACGTTCATAATCGTGTACACTAACTGCTATAGCGACTACGATCGTGAACGCAATGGACAAGAACGCATCATATAACCTGCCTATCCCCGTCCGGCGTGCCCTGCGCAAGCTGGGCCAGGATATCCGCGATGCACGGCGGCGGCGGCGCATTCCCTCGGCAATCCTAGCCGAGCGCGCCTCGATCAGCCGCACAACCCTTGTCAAGGTCGAGAAGGGCGACGCGGGAGTGTCGCTTGGCACCTATGCCACCATATTATTTGTGCTTGGATTGATTGATCGTCTTTCCACCCTTGCGGACGTGCGGCACGACCCGCGCGGACTGGAGCTGGAAGAAGAGCATCTGCCGAGACGCATCAGACGCCCCAAGAGCCCCCAGCCCTCGAAGGACGGATGA harbors:
- a CDS encoding nuclear transport factor 2 family protein, giving the protein MIDLPKPIADYFTADKGDGNAVAKCFTENAIVKDEGNTYKGRAAIARWKAEASAKYEYTSEPLKIERADGKVIVTSHLVGNFPGSPVDLRYFFVLEGGKIAALETAL
- a CDS encoding winged helix-turn-helix transcriptional regulator, which translates into the protein MTRTHEKVRYIPKGKVGTYTREMAAEGVEQALKLLEGRWKLTILFHLFGGRIMRFSDLERGIPLISQKMLIQQLRQMEKDGIVRRIVHHQVPPKVEYGLTDWGQALCPALDALLTWAAERPAPDSAEGD
- a CDS encoding XRE family transcriptional regulator produces the protein MDKNASYNLPIPVRRALRKLGQDIRDARRRRRIPSAILAERASISRTTLVKVEKGDAGVSLGTYATILFVLGLIDRLSTLADVRHDPRGLELEEEHLPRRIRRPKSPQPSKDG